In Gimesia panareensis, the genomic window GAGGCCAGGACGGATTGTTCAACAGAGGCCCCTTTCAGGTAACTGGCGATGACCTGGATCAGCTTTTTGCGATCGATGGGTTTGGTCAGATAGTCATCACAGCCGGCATCCAGGCACCTCTGTCGATCGCCATTCATGGCATGCGCTGTCAACGCGATGATCGGGCCATGATAACGGGCGGCTCTCAACTGCTGTGTCGCATTGTAGCCATCCAGAACGGGCATCTGCATATCCATCAGGATGATATCAAACGGCTGTCCCTGGTCTTCCGCTTCGAGGGCCAGATCAATGGAGATTTGGCCATTTTCAGCCAGACTGACTTCGGCTCCCGCTTTTTTCAACAGGAAGGTGATCAGGCGCTGGTTATAAAGCCCATCCTCTGTGAGCAGAATTCGAAAACCCTCGAGAGGAGAATCAGACGAAATTTCGACTGTTTCTGTTGCTTTCGCTGCCGGATTCAGATTTGCCGTCTCTCCTTCAATCAGGGGAATATTTTCCAGGGAGCCGGTACCGATTGTGATGGTAAACGTGCTGCCGGCACCGGGTGTACTCATCACAGAGATTTCCCCGTCCAGCAGTTCTGCCAGACGTTTACTGATGGTCAGCCCCAGACCTGTGCCTCCGAAGTTTCTGGTCATGGAGTCGTCGGCCTGTGTGAAAGGATCAAAGAGTGCTTCCAGGCATTCTGCGGAAATACCAATCCCGGTGTCGATGACTTCGAACTGCAGTCGAGGTGTCAGGTTCTGTTCGTTTAACAGACGGGTGACGACCCGGACGGAACCGGTTTCGGTGAATTTAATTGCATTGCCGATGGTATTGATCAGGATCTGACGCAAGCGTGTAGGGTCCGTGCTGATGGTTTCCGGAATGGGGCCCTCGATCTGGAATTCCAGATTCAGGGCTTTGGCGTTGGCCCGCACATTCATGAGCGAACAGACATTGTTTAAGAGTTCGTGCGGCGAACAGGGGACCCGCTCGACCACCAGTTTTTCTGCTTCGATTTTGGAGAGGTCCAGAATGTCATTGACGAGCCGGATCAGGTACTCGCCATTTTCCTTGACGGTCCGGGCGGCTTCGACGTTTTCTGATTGGGTGACATTATCGAGCAGGATATCGTTAAACCCGAGAATCGCATTCATGGGAGTGCGGATCTCGTGACTCATGTTGGCGAGGAAGGCACTCTTGGCCCGGTTGGCCGCTTCTGCATGTTCTTTGGAACGGAGCAGTTCCCGGGCCTGATTTTCCAGCTGCCGATTGGTTTCAGAGATTTTCTGATTCGCCTGATGCAGTTCGCTGGTCCGTTTCTCCACTTCCGATTCAATGAGCGTTTTGGTTTCTTCCAGTACGGCTCTCTGGCGCGCCATCGCCCGCATTTCTTTCGTATTCTGTTGAATGGCGATGATCAGAAAGATGTCTTCAAAGACCACCCAGGCTCCGTGTTCGACAATCCGCCAGGGGCTGGTTGTGAGTACTCCGAAGACCGCCTGTGGATAGAAGAGACCAAAGGCGGTATGGTCAATGACGACGACCGTCGTAGCGGAGAGGAGGACACGCCAGTCTCGATAGAAGGCCAGGAACGCCAGCGAACCAAAAATGTGAAAGTGTGTTTCGATCCGCCCGCCGCTTAAATGGATTAACAATGAAGACGTCAGCAT contains:
- a CDS encoding ATP-binding protein, whose translation is MKLSILTRPCKPGISQRADELFNEHSRHLCQRTDRLFACLMIVQWLAAVGAAFLVTPYTWIGNHSQTHLHIWAAVLLGGLITCFPVLLAWINPGTVLTRHVIAVSQMLTSSLLIHLSGGRIETHFHIFGSLAFLAFYRDWRVLLSATTVVVIDHTAFGLFYPQAVFGVLTTSPWRIVEHGAWVVFEDIFLIIAIQQNTKEMRAMARQRAVLEETKTLIESEVEKRTSELHQANQKISETNRQLENQARELLRSKEHAEAANRAKSAFLANMSHEIRTPMNAILGFNDILLDNVTQSENVEAARTVKENGEYLIRLVNDILDLSKIEAEKLVVERVPCSPHELLNNVCSLMNVRANAKALNLEFQIEGPIPETISTDPTRLRQILINTIGNAIKFTETGSVRVVTRLLNEQNLTPRLQFEVIDTGIGISAECLEALFDPFTQADDSMTRNFGGTGLGLTISKRLAELLDGEISVMSTPGAGSTFTITIGTGSLENIPLIEGETANLNPAAKATETVEISSDSPLEGFRILLTEDGLYNQRLITFLLKKAGAEVSLAENGQISIDLALEAEDQGQPFDIILMDMQMPVLDGYNATQQLRAARYHGPIIALTAHAMNGDRQRCLDAGCDDYLTKPIDRKKLIQVIASYLKGASVEQSVLASEFSYEI